DNA from Streptomyces sp. NBC_01260:
ACGGTGTCGGTGAGCACCCGCAGTGAACGGACGTCCTTGCTGTTCACCGTGACGGCGAACAGCAGGCTGGTGTCCGGTGCCCAGGCCAGCCCGGCGGGGACCAGCGTGTCCGAACCGCTGCTGGTACCGGTGTTGGGAAAGTCGAACGTCCGCACCGGCTTGCTGGTGGAGGCGCCCGGCTTGTACACGTACACGTCGGGCGAGTACACCCCGTCGATGCCGGCGGCGACCGTACCGTCCGGGGCGATGTCGACAGAGTTGGGGTACGAACCGGACTGGTACGCGACCCCGGGAGTGAGGTCGGAGGTCCGGTACGCCTGGTGGACGTACGGGTACCCGCTGGCCACCACGACCTGCGTGCCGTCCGGGCTGAGCGCCAGGTCCTGCAGGTTGGCGCCGTCCGTGCGGGTCCGCGCGGTCTCCGTGGCCGTGCCCGAGGCCACGTCGTACACGGCCAGCTCCGTCGGACTCTGGCTCTCGATGCCGGCGGCCAGCACATTGGGCGCGCCGGGCGCGGAGGCCAGGGTCGGCGCCGCGTACCAGGTGCCGTTCTCCTCCGGGTCCAGGGTCACGACCGGCTCGGCGCCGTTCAGGTCGAGCGAGCCGATGTGGCCCGAGCCGCCCGAGCCGTAACCGAACCAGAGCTTGCCGCCGGCCAGGGCCGGGTACTTCGGGTCCGTGCCTTCGCCGGTGGCGTACCGGGCGGACTCCTTGAGCGCCTTCGTGTCGATCGTGACGATGGCGTCGGCGCCCGGGACGGCGGCGTAGAGCGTGCCCGAGTCGGCGGACAGGTCGAGCCCGGTGACTCCGGGCAGCGACGGGATCGTCGCGACGACCGCCCCGCTGTAGTCGGCGACGAGGACCTTGCCGCCGGTCGGGTCACTGATGAAGACGTGCTTGTGCACACCGTCCGCGAGGATGTCGCCGACGGACTTTGCAGGAAGGATTCTGCTGGAGTCGGCCGCGGCCGGATTCGCCGCACCGCCGACCAGTACCACTGAGCTGAACAGGACCGCGATCGAAGTCGCGGTGGAGACCCTGCGCATACGGAAGTTGTTGATCTCTACCCCCACGGTAAAAGAGGGCCGCTTGCCACCCGTAGACGAGAAAGGGGCGCGGCACAGGAACGCAGGGTATGGCATGACCTTCACGGTGCGTACACATTATGGTCGGCAGGCATCCGGCCGTCCCGTGGGTCTCGTACCGCGCGGCCTGCCCTGATCATTCGGACTTCGTGTACGTGAGCCTCTCGCCGGTGTCCGTGTTCTCGCGGCTCAGGGTGCCGTCAGGGAGCAGGGTGAGCGTGGTCGGACCGCCCGGTGTGCAGGACGACATGGGCTCGCCGAGCGTCACGGTGGAGGGGCCGATCCGGAGCGGGTCTTCTCCGGTGGCCGCATCCGTCAGAGCTGCCTGGAAGACACAGCGGTAGGTGCCGCCCGCATCGGTCGGACCCTCCGCGGTGAGGCTGAGGACGGTGTCGCCGGCCCCGCCCTGCTGGATGACGAGTTCGCGGGTGGAGTGGCCGACGGCGTTGTCGATGCCGCTGGACCAGGTGCCCAGGTAGGCCTCGGGGACGCCGTCCTCGCCGCCGTCGGTGGGGGACGGGTCCTGGGTGCCGTCGGAGGAGTTGGAGCCGGAGTCGGAGGAGTCGTCCTTGGGAGAGGGGGTGGTGGAGTGGTTCGGGGAGGCGGTGTCGCCGCCACTGTCGCTCATCAGCGCGTAGACGGAGCCGCCGGCCCCTATCGCGACGAGCACCGCGATCGCCACGAGAGCGACGGTCGAGCCGGCTCTCCGGCGGGCCGGCCCGGGGGCGGGCGGCTGGGTTCCGGTCGGGTACTGCGGGTCGTACGGGGGCGTGGAGCCGAAACCGGGCTGCTGGGGATAGCCGTACGCATAGCCCTGGTCGGGGCTCTGCTGCTGCGGATAGCCGTACCCCGGGGCGGGGGTCGCGGCCGGGTACGCGGCCGCGTACGGCTGCGCGGGCTGCTGCGGATATCCGTACCCGGGGGAAGGCGTCCCGGAGTACGTCCCGGGGGAGTACGTCCCGGGCACCGGTGGTCCGGCCGCCGGGGTGGCGGGCTGCTGGGGGCCGGCCGTGGTGCGCGGGGGGTGGGTGCTGCCCGGTGCGGGGTGCTCCGGTGACGTGGCCGGTTCGGCGGGGGGCGGGGGCGGTGTGTCCTGCGGGACCGCGTCCTCAGGGGGCGCCACGCTTTCAGGGGCCGCCGCGTTCTCAGGAGCCTCTGCCTCTCCCGGCCCCTCCGCGTCCTGCGGGTCCTCCGAGTCGAGCAGCTCCACGGCGTGGCGGCCGAGTTGGGCGAGGAGCGCGCCCGGGAGCCAGGGCTCCGACGTGTTGTCCTCGGCCAGCCGGTCCAGGATCTCGTCGGGCACCGGTCTGGCCGCCGGGTCCTTGCGGAGGCAGTCCTGGATCAGCTCCACGAGGTCCACCGGCACCCCGGTCAGGTCCGGGTCCTCCTGCGCGATCCGGAACAG
Protein-coding regions in this window:
- a CDS encoding YncE family protein is translated as MRRVSTATSIAVLFSSVVLVGGAANPAAADSSRILPAKSVGDILADGVHKHVFISDPTGGKVLVADYSGAVVATIPSLPGVTGLDLSADSGTLYAAVPGADAIVTIDTKALKESARYATGEGTDPKYPALAGGKLWFGYGSGGSGHIGSLDLNGAEPVVTLDPEENGTWYAAPTLASAPGAPNVLAAGIESQSPTELAVYDVASGTATETARTRTDGANLQDLALSPDGTQVVVASGYPYVHQAYRTSDLTPGVAYQSGSYPNSVDIAPDGTVAAGIDGVYSPDVYVYKPGASTSKPVRTFDFPNTGTSSGSDTLVPAGLAWAPDTSLLFAVTVNSKDVRSLRVLTDTVKSRTTVTVTAPAKSTRAKKLTVSGKVTSGGAFAAGAKATVTRTDVESPKGKALPAVTLKSNGAFSFSDTPPAGGTVTYKVSYAGDAIHSAGSGSGKVAVSRAATSLTLNRNKALYAYGTDVSFTAHLGKTYKNRTVELWVDPYGTDKPKKLAKTGKVNSKGNLSTTVDMTRDTTVTAVFKGDGRYASKTVTSTAYAKVKVSTAVAKQYKTAKIGSTSYAYFHKKTDPVFTTTMNYYKNRSFKLSLELNYQGKWYDAGSQYFRLGTNGKTAVTLKGTHETGYRMRARSSYVNGSSGDSVNSTTHGAWKYFIFTK
- a CDS encoding serine/threonine-protein kinase, with the translated sequence MEKLGSVDPQRIGAYRLLGRLGAGGMGQVYLARSDRGRTVAIKLVREELAEQQEFRDRFRREVMAARRLGSTWTAPVLDADTDADVPWVATGYVAGPSLQTTVSGRASTSASPAPGAYGPLPERSVHILGNGLAHALRAIHTAGLIHRDLKPSNILLTIDGPRVIDFGIARALDTVTDSGLTRTGALVGSPGFMSPEQVRGERVTTACDVFCLGSVLAYASTGRLPFGDAASGVHALLFRIAQEDPDLTGVPVDLVELIQDCLRKDPAARPVPDEILDRLAEDNTSEPWLPGALLAQLGRHAVELLDSEDPQDAEGPGEAEAPENAAAPESVAPPEDAVPQDTPPPPPAEPATSPEHPAPGSTHPPRTTAGPQQPATPAAGPPVPGTYSPGTYSGTPSPGYGYPQQPAQPYAAAYPAATPAPGYGYPQQQSPDQGYAYGYPQQPGFGSTPPYDPQYPTGTQPPAPGPARRRAGSTVALVAIAVLVAIGAGGSVYALMSDSGGDTASPNHSTTPSPKDDSSDSGSNSSDGTQDPSPTDGGEDGVPEAYLGTWSSGIDNAVGHSTRELVIQQGGAGDTVLSLTAEGPTDAGGTYRCVFQAALTDAATGEDPLRIGPSTVTLGEPMSSCTPGGPTTLTLLPDGTLSRENTDTGERLTYTKSE